A genomic stretch from Diachasmimorpha longicaudata isolate KC_UGA_2023 chromosome 2, iyDiaLong2, whole genome shotgun sequence includes:
- the LOC135172531 gene encoding uncharacterized protein LOC135172531, translating to MRIHIILFVLLFVADEIKWSNSVEPPKTVTLSDGVAEESTNDLDVQKILVAIKNRKFQDDDTNLLELMKKGVSEAAMLIKENPRASLQAAHKKAQNLVSNITASYTQAIFKAKSPAEAKKTLKRFQKIIEKIVDYTKSGLYLPTVAVLPLH from the exons ATGAGGATTCACATTATTTTATTCGTATTGCTATTCGTTGCAGATGAAATTAAATGGAGCAATTCCGTTGAACCACCGAAAACCGTTACGTTATCAGATGGTGTGGCAGAAGAATCCA CGAATGATTTGGATGTACAGAAAATATTGGTTGCTATTAAGAATAGAAAGTTTCAAGATGATGATACCAATTTACTGGAATTAATGAAGAAGGGAGTTAGTGAGGCGGCAAtgttaattaaagaaaatccAAGAGCATCGCTTCAAGCAGCACATAAAAAAGCCCAGAATTTAGTTTCCAATATAACTGCATCATACACCCAGGCAATCTTCAAAGCGAAGTCTCCAGCTGAAGCAAAGAAAACTCTGAAACgattccaaaaaattattgaaaaaattgtggattaCACGAAATCTGGACTCTATTTGCC